Below is a genomic region from Triticum dicoccoides isolate Atlit2015 ecotype Zavitan chromosome 5A, WEW_v2.0, whole genome shotgun sequence.
TCTGAAATGTGTCAATAGGTCTACGATCTAGAGACACAAACTCTCACATGCCCTTCACCGGCGGCGGATTGAACATCGTAGAAGCAGGGAGAGACCGAAGGGACCTTATTCCAACATGTAATCACCGCCACCACCTGGTCATGTCGTCGGGGAAACAAAACCTAGGGAGAGAAAAAAAAGGATGGACGGGTCCTCCTTGCCGCCGACAAAGCcatcggaagaggaagagaaggggGAGCGACGCGGCGGTGTGGGGAAGAAACTTGGCGACGACGGCCAGGGTTGAGACAAACTGTGCTATCAAGATCGAGATATTTTGCGGTGGGAGGGTGTGCGACTGGTGCGTTATCCATTGCACACTACGCGGATAGGGAATTCCTAGCCGAGCTGGTGTGTCTATGACGGCCATTGTGTGTTGGCTATTGTCATCAGCAACTCATTCTTTGTCTGCATGACTGCATCTCATTGATTTGAATTCCTCTAGGTTACATTCTGTCCATAGGATCAAAATCGTACTGAAAACAGAAATCATTAGTTAGGGTACATTTGCAGCTATGTTGGCGAATGTCAATAACCTTTTTAGCTCATCGGAATTATTAGGAGTTACAGTATGGTCAAACACGGTTTGCACAGCCTGACCTCGTGTTTTTAAATCATTTGGCCTAGCTTCCTACTTACACTAGTTCAAGGGAAGTGGCGGCACGCTCTGCTCGTTCCGGAAGTAGTCGCCGGCGTCCACCCTGCGCTTGACCTCTGCGAGTCTCCTAAAGTTTGCCGGACCAAAATACCTCTCGCCCCACACCTTGCCACTTTCGTAGCTCGTCACTCCGCCGACCACCGTGTTCACGCCAATGTCGAGGTCCCGGTAGTTAACGTACGCGGCCCTCGGGTTCTTGCTCACGAACTGCGCCCTGAAGTCGTACAGGCTCCCGATCCAGTTTGGCGTAGGCGTAAGGTCTCCCCCGGGCCCTTTGCCGTTCCAGTGCTCCACGTACTGGATGTTGTAGAGCACGCTCCTCCGGTGCGGGAACGGGGTGTCGTTGGCGGCGATGTGGCCCATTCTACCACCGTGCGGCTCCAGGACGAGCTGCCCCGACGCCGCGTCCTTGGGCCAGAGGAAGATCTTCTCCCACGTCTCGTTGGTGAGGGCTTTCTGGACGTAGTCGGACTTGTTCTTAATGAAGGGACCTAGGGCCATGGACCGGTTGATGGTGGAGTCGCCGTAGTATATGTACGCCGTGTACTGCAGCCAGCTCATCTCCTTGCAGTCGGCGTGCGTCACGCCGAGCTCCGGGAATCGGCTGCGCAACGTCGGCACCACCGCGGCGCACTTGCCGAGGTACAGGGCTTCGAAGTTGGCCCTACGATTTTCTACGATAACACGTATGGTGAGGTCGTCCGGGAGCGCGGGCGCGAGCGTTTGCCATTTGGTCACCGCGTTGACGGCGCCCTGGTCCATGGTCTTGGCGAGTTTGAAGAAGGTCACCGTCGGTGGGACTGGCACGAGCCTCACCTTCCATGACAGCACGATGCCGAAattgccgccgcccccgccgcggaTGGCCCAGAAGAGGTC
It encodes:
- the LOC119297692 gene encoding berberine bridge enzyme-like 18, translated to MASIALVLMVCFLGFFVPAPSLASSSNDTDFLRCISTSVPSQLVQTPNSPSFRQLLVSSIRNARFVAPATASPPLCIVTPTNASHVQAAVRCGRRHGVRVRVRSGGHDYEGLSYRSVHPNSEAFAVIDLAKLHAVRVDPRKATAWVDSGASIGDLYYHVATADPRLGFPAGVCSTVGLGGLFSGGGMGLMMRNRGGGGGNFGIVLSWKVRLVPVPPTVTFFKLAKTMDQGAVNAVTKWQTLAPALPDDLTIRVIVENRRANFEALYLGKCAAVVPTLRSRFPELGVTHADCKEMSWLQYTAYIYYGDSTINRSMALGPFIKNKSDYVQKALTNETWEKIFLWPKDAASGQLVLEPHGGRMGHIAANDTPFPHRRSVLYNIQYVEHWNGKGPGGDLTPTPNWIGSLYDFRAQFVSKNPRAAYVNYRDLDIGVNTVVGGVTSYESGKVWGERYFGPANFRRLAEVKRRVDAGDYFRNEQSVPPLPLN